The following are encoded together in the Pedobacter sp. D749 genome:
- the tatC gene encoding twin-arginine translocase subunit TatC, translating into MSDTKKNLLTKAIGQKSTTLEAEMSFFDHLDVLRKHLIRAVIAIAVFTGIAFYFNEEILDKIIFGPKKPDFWTYRMMCKLVEHFPSLGKDMCITKINGEIINTEMAGQFNLQLNVCVMCGIVLGFPYLLWEIWRFIKPALHENERKSASGFVFFASVLFIIGIIFGYFIICALSINFLTGYTVSSEIKNTFTIDSYVSSIATLTLGTGIIFELPIIIFILSKLGLMTPKLMRSSRRYATVIILIIAAIVTPTPDILTMLTVAAPLFLLYEASIFVSAYIEKKKKKADAAFYAN; encoded by the coding sequence ATGAGCGACACTAAAAAAAATCTACTTACAAAAGCTATCGGGCAAAAGAGCACCACATTAGAGGCAGAAATGTCTTTCTTCGATCACCTGGATGTTCTCCGTAAACATTTAATCAGAGCCGTAATTGCCATTGCCGTTTTTACGGGTATCGCTTTTTATTTTAACGAGGAAATCCTTGATAAAATAATCTTTGGCCCTAAAAAGCCAGATTTCTGGACCTACCGCATGATGTGTAAACTGGTAGAGCATTTTCCATCATTGGGTAAGGATATGTGTATCACTAAAATTAATGGTGAAATTATCAATACCGAAATGGCTGGACAGTTTAACCTGCAATTAAATGTCTGTGTAATGTGTGGTATTGTTCTTGGTTTTCCTTATTTATTATGGGAAATCTGGCGTTTTATCAAACCGGCACTACACGAAAATGAACGTAAATCTGCAAGTGGCTTTGTATTTTTCGCCTCTGTTCTATTTATAATAGGTATTATATTCGGATATTTTATAATCTGTGCATTATCCATCAATTTTTTAACTGGCTATACGGTTAGTAGTGAAATTAAGAATACTTTCACTATCGATTCATACGTGTCTTCAATAGCTACATTAACCCTCGGAACAGGTATTATTTTTGAATTGCCAATCATTATATTCATTCTTTCTAAACTTGGTCTTATGACACCCAAATTAATGAGATCAAGTAGAAGATATGCAACCGTAATTATATTAATTATAGCAGCCATTGTAACCCCAACACCAGATATTTTAACGATGTTGACGGTGGCAGCACCACTATTCTTATTGTATGAGGCGAGTATTTTTGTATCGGCCTACATCGAAAAAAAGAAGAAAAAGGCTGATGCTGCTTTCTACGCTAACTAA
- the accB gene encoding acetyl-CoA carboxylase biotin carboxyl carrier protein → MDIKQIQELIKFVSRSGVNEVAIEQENFKITIKTNQAPTVVHATVPQAPLVQAAAPVATAPTAPNAATPAVPAAEDTSKYITIKSPMIGTFYRSASPEKPMFVNVGDEVSTGKVVCIIEAMKLFNEIESEVSGRIVKILVDNASPVEYDQPLFLVEPI, encoded by the coding sequence ATGGATATCAAACAAATACAGGAACTGATTAAATTTGTTTCTCGTTCTGGAGTAAATGAAGTTGCTATTGAGCAGGAAAACTTCAAAATCACGATCAAAACAAACCAGGCACCAACAGTTGTGCATGCTACCGTACCACAAGCTCCGCTTGTACAGGCTGCTGCCCCTGTTGCAACAGCTCCTACTGCTCCAAATGCAGCAACACCTGCTGTACCTGCTGCAGAAGACACTTCAAAATACATTACTATTAAATCGCCAATGATCGGTACCTTTTATCGTTCAGCTAGTCCGGAAAAACCAATGTTTGTTAACGTTGGCGATGAGGTTAGCACAGGTAAAGTAGTTTGTATTATTGAGGCAATGAAACTTTTTAACGAGATTGAAAGTGAAGTTTCAGGCCGTATTGTCAAAATATTGGTTGATAATGCATCACCTGTAGAATACGACCAACCGTTATTTTTAGTAGAACCTATTTAA
- a CDS encoding M28 family peptidase, with the protein MNKKFLTIGLASLVSASCFGQITPLKPNQDAIKFSKAINPENAYKHLSVLASDEYEGRETGTKGAWMAADYIRDYFKSLGLKAPVNGSYFQKIDLVNVTLKESHVTVNGQPKEYQKDYIVSPSLISDKGFTFSTDQIVFIGYGIKKDNYNDFAGTDIKGKVVMMFNGGDPTIKPGTRIDRAAYRAMLEARAKYFAENNVKAIILIDPSVDRITENSKQAQNNGRVMVKTNAAIEAQKQNEIPRISISVALANDLLKSASTTVADLQKKITESLTPASQIVSVPFSASAAKNEASVRCENVLGYLEGSDPILKKEVLILTGHYDHIGLETDPNAKDKINNGADDDGSGTTGVLLMAKAFTDAKKAGKGAKRSILFMTVVGEEKGLWGSEWYSEHPVFPVANTIADLNTDMIGRTGEEYLGKPDSANYIYSVGSRMLSSDLANLSEQVNATYTKMKLDYKYDDPKDPEQIYYRSDHYNFAKLGIPIIFYYDGMLQQDYHKPGDEVSKINFPLLAKRAKLTYFTAWELANRPKRPAVDMDGKGNPKK; encoded by the coding sequence ATGAACAAAAAGTTTTTAACCATTGGTTTGGCTTCGCTCGTATCAGCGAGTTGCTTTGGCCAAATCACGCCCCTTAAGCCTAATCAGGATGCGATAAAATTCAGCAAGGCGATTAATCCGGAAAATGCTTACAAACACCTTTCGGTTTTAGCGTCTGATGAATATGAAGGCCGTGAAACAGGTACTAAAGGTGCCTGGATGGCAGCAGATTATATCCGTGACTACTTCAAATCTTTAGGCCTAAAAGCCCCTGTAAATGGCAGCTATTTCCAAAAGATCGATCTTGTTAACGTTACGCTAAAAGAAAGCCATGTAACGGTTAACGGTCAGCCGAAAGAATACCAAAAAGATTATATCGTTTCACCAAGCTTAATCAGCGATAAGGGTTTTACTTTTTCTACTGATCAGATTGTATTTATTGGTTACGGAATCAAAAAAGACAATTATAACGATTTTGCCGGAACTGACATTAAAGGCAAAGTAGTGATGATGTTTAACGGCGGCGATCCGACCATTAAACCAGGTACCAGAATTGACAGGGCAGCTTACCGTGCTATGTTAGAAGCGAGAGCAAAATATTTCGCAGAGAATAATGTTAAAGCCATTATCCTGATCGATCCAAGTGTAGATAGAATTACTGAGAATAGCAAACAAGCTCAAAATAACGGTCGTGTAATGGTAAAAACCAATGCAGCTATTGAGGCTCAGAAGCAAAACGAAATTCCGCGCATTTCAATCTCTGTAGCACTGGCAAATGATCTGTTAAAATCAGCCAGTACTACCGTAGCAGATTTACAAAAGAAAATTACCGAAAGCCTTACTCCTGCTTCGCAAATAGTGAGTGTTCCTTTTTCAGCAAGTGCCGCTAAAAATGAAGCATCAGTTAGGTGTGAAAATGTTTTGGGTTATTTAGAAGGTTCTGATCCGATACTTAAAAAAGAAGTATTAATTTTAACTGGGCACTACGATCATATTGGCTTAGAAACTGATCCAAACGCAAAAGACAAGATAAACAATGGGGCAGATGATGATGGATCGGGAACTACTGGTGTATTATTGATGGCGAAAGCCTTTACCGATGCCAAAAAAGCAGGTAAGGGCGCTAAACGCAGTATCCTTTTCATGACTGTTGTTGGAGAAGAAAAAGGTCTTTGGGGTTCTGAATGGTACTCTGAGCATCCTGTTTTCCCGGTAGCCAATACCATTGCTGATTTAAATACCGATATGATTGGCCGTACTGGTGAAGAGTATTTGGGCAAACCAGATTCAGCAAACTACATTTACTCAGTGGGTTCTAGAATGTTAAGTAGCGACCTGGCTAATTTAAGTGAGCAGGTAAATGCTACTTATACCAAAATGAAACTGGATTATAAGTACGACGATCCAAAAGATCCTGAGCAGATTTATTACCGTTCAGATCATTATAACTTTGCTAAATTGGGTATTCCAATTATCTTCTATTATGACGGCATGTTACAACAAGACTACCACAAACCTGGCGATGAAGTAAGCAAAATTAACTTCCCACTTTTGGCTAAAAGAGCAAAACTGACCTACTTTACCGCATGGGAATTGGCAAATAGACCAAAACGACCGGCAGTAGATATGGACGGAAAAGGAAATCCAAAGAAATAA
- a CDS encoding thiamine pyrophosphate-dependent enzyme — MQFNRGDKDDKFLLNLYRRLLYPRMVEDKMLKLLRQGRIGKWFSGIGQEAIAVGSTLAMQSDEYILPMHRNLGVFTSRDIPLKKLMAQWQGKITGFTKGRDRSFHFGTQDYKIVGMISHLGPQMALADGIALADLLANKQHATLVYTGEGATSEGDFHEAVNVAAVWNLPVIFLIENNGYGLSTPKSEQFRCKNLVDKAIGYGVEGIQIDGNNILEVYNTIDQLAKEIRKDPRPVLVECLTFRMRGHEEASGTKYVPQELLDEWGKKDPLSNYEAYLIEQGVLTSDSITDIKIQVKRDIELEIEEAFNEVEPIANANQEEADMYFPYTQQVIAPNPSATEKRYLDAITDGLDLAMQKYPNLVLMGQDIADYGGAFKITDGFTTKYGKGRVRNTPICESAIVGAGLGLSINGYKAVVEMQFADFVTVGFNQIVNNLAKTHYRWGEKADVLVRMPTGAGTGAGPFHSQSNEAWFTKTPGLKIVYPAFPEDAKGLLLAAIEDPNPVLYFEHKYLYRSLTAPVPDGYYTTEIGKAVTLAEGSKFAIITYGLGVHWALDYLQQYPESDATLIDLRTLQPWDKEAVREAVKAAGRALILHEDTLTNGFGAELSAWIGEHCFSHLDAPVMRCASLDTAIPMNKILEEDFLAKARLVETIDKLLKY, encoded by the coding sequence ATGCAATTTAACAGAGGTGATAAAGACGACAAGTTCTTACTGAACTTATACAGAAGATTGCTTTACCCCCGGATGGTTGAAGACAAAATGCTCAAGCTGCTGCGTCAAGGTAGAATTGGCAAATGGTTTTCGGGCATTGGTCAGGAAGCCATTGCGGTTGGCAGCACCTTAGCCATGCAAAGCGATGAATACATTTTGCCGATGCACCGCAATCTGGGCGTTTTTACATCCCGAGATATTCCTTTAAAAAAATTAATGGCCCAATGGCAAGGCAAAATTACCGGCTTCACCAAAGGCCGCGACCGCTCCTTCCATTTCGGCACACAAGATTATAAAATTGTGGGGATGATATCTCACTTGGGGCCGCAAATGGCCTTGGCTGATGGTATTGCACTGGCTGATCTTTTAGCCAATAAACAACACGCTACTTTAGTTTACACCGGTGAAGGTGCCACGAGTGAAGGCGATTTTCACGAAGCCGTAAATGTGGCTGCAGTTTGGAATCTGCCTGTTATTTTTCTAATCGAAAATAATGGCTATGGCCTTTCCACTCCAAAGTCTGAACAGTTTAGGTGCAAAAACCTGGTAGACAAAGCCATTGGTTATGGTGTGGAAGGTATTCAGATAGATGGAAATAATATTCTGGAAGTTTATAATACCATTGATCAACTGGCAAAGGAAATCAGAAAAGACCCTAGACCCGTTTTGGTAGAGTGCCTGACTTTCAGGATGCGTGGTCATGAAGAAGCATCCGGCACTAAATATGTTCCGCAAGAACTGTTGGATGAGTGGGGAAAGAAAGATCCTTTGAGTAATTATGAAGCCTATTTAATTGAGCAGGGTGTTTTAACCTCAGATTCCATTACCGACATCAAAATTCAGGTTAAAAGAGATATAGAGCTGGAAATTGAAGAAGCTTTTAACGAAGTGGAGCCGATTGCAAATGCCAATCAGGAAGAGGCAGACATGTATTTTCCCTACACACAACAAGTTATTGCACCCAATCCATCTGCTACTGAAAAAAGATATCTTGACGCAATAACAGATGGCTTGGACCTGGCCATGCAGAAATACCCGAATCTGGTTTTAATGGGACAGGATATTGCAGATTATGGCGGGGCTTTTAAAATTACGGATGGTTTTACCACTAAATATGGAAAAGGCAGGGTGCGTAATACCCCAATTTGCGAATCAGCTATTGTGGGTGCAGGCTTGGGCTTATCTATAAATGGTTATAAAGCTGTTGTAGAAATGCAGTTCGCCGATTTTGTAACCGTCGGCTTTAATCAGATTGTGAATAACCTGGCTAAAACACACTACCGTTGGGGCGAAAAGGCCGATGTATTAGTGCGTATGCCCACTGGTGCCGGAACAGGGGCAGGTCCGTTTCATTCACAAAGTAATGAAGCGTGGTTTACCAAAACACCAGGTTTAAAAATCGTTTATCCGGCTTTCCCTGAAGATGCAAAAGGATTATTGTTAGCCGCGATCGAAGATCCAAATCCTGTATTATATTTTGAGCATAAATACCTCTACAGAAGTTTAACGGCTCCTGTTCCGGATGGTTATTATACCACAGAAATCGGTAAAGCAGTCACACTTGCCGAAGGAAGCAAGTTCGCGATCATTACCTACGGATTAGGTGTACACTGGGCGTTAGATTACCTGCAGCAATATCCAGAAAGTGATGCCACGTTAATTGATCTGCGGACACTACAGCCCTGGGATAAAGAAGCTGTAAGGGAAGCGGTTAAAGCAGCAGGAAGGGCTTTAATTTTGCATGAAGATACGTTAACAAATGGTTTTGGCGCCGAACTATCTGCCTGGATTGGAGAACATTGCTTTTCTCATCTTGATGCCCCGGTAATGCGCTGTGCAAGTTTAGATACCGCTATTCCAATGAATAAAATATTAGAAGAAGATTTTTTGGCTAAAGCAAGATTAGTAGAAACGATTGATAAATTATTGAAATATTAA
- a CDS encoding DUF2281 domain-containing protein — protein sequence MDQLNILEKIKMIPVAYQQEVEDFIDFILQKKVNKKDEGNSPRKLGLLKGKMKMSDDFNAPLDDFKDYM from the coding sequence ATGGATCAGTTGAATATTTTAGAAAAAATTAAAATGATCCCTGTTGCGTATCAGCAAGAGGTAGAAGACTTTATTGATTTTATTTTACAAAAGAAAGTAAATAAAAAAGATGAGGGAAATAGCCCCAGAAAACTCGGTTTACTTAAGGGGAAGATGAAGATGAGTGATGATTTTAATGCACCATTGGATGATTTCAAAGATTATATGTAG
- a CDS encoding Txe/YoeB family addiction module toxin translates to MHSLLVAIRNSPFEGIGKPEVLKYNLTGKWSRRINSEHRIIYEVLETEHIVKIYSLRGHYN, encoded by the coding sequence ATCCATAGTCTTTTAGTCGCCATAAGAAATTCTCCATTTGAAGGCATTGGAAAACCCGAGGTATTAAAATATAATCTCACGGGTAAGTGGTCTAGGAGGATTAATTCAGAACACAGAATTATTTATGAGGTTTTGGAAACAGAACATATCGTTAAGATCTATTCATTGAGAGGGCATTACAACTAA
- a CDS encoding beta-ketoacyl-ACP synthase III, producing the protein MSKIHAAITAVNGYVPDYVLTNTELETMVDTSDEWITSRTGIKERRILKGEGLGTSDMAVHAVNGLLKKRGIDASEIELIIFCTTTPDFTFPATANVLADKIGAKNAWGYDLQAACSGFIFGLSTGASFIESGRHKKVLVVGGDKMSSIINYEDRTTCIIFGDGCGCALLEPNEEGLGIQDSILRTDGSGRDFLGMKAGGSVKPATHETIDAREHFAHQEGPTVFKFAVTNMADVAAEIMERNDLTADDVAWLVPHQANKRIIDATANRMGVTTDKVMINIERYGNTTNGTIPLCLWEWESRLKKGDNIVLAAFGGGFTWGSVYLKWAYDTN; encoded by the coding sequence ATGAGTAAAATTCACGCTGCTATTACAGCAGTAAATGGTTACGTTCCCGACTATGTGCTTACAAACACAGAGTTAGAAACCATGGTTGATACTTCGGATGAATGGATTACCAGCAGAACGGGAATTAAAGAACGTAGAATTTTAAAGGGAGAAGGTTTAGGTACTTCAGATATGGCTGTTCATGCCGTAAACGGTTTACTTAAAAAGAGGGGAATTGATGCAAGTGAAATTGAACTGATTATCTTTTGCACCACTACTCCTGATTTTACTTTTCCTGCAACAGCAAACGTTTTAGCAGATAAAATCGGAGCTAAAAACGCATGGGGTTACGATTTACAGGCCGCTTGTTCTGGCTTTATTTTCGGACTTTCTACAGGTGCATCATTTATCGAATCAGGAAGACACAAAAAAGTTTTAGTAGTTGGTGGCGATAAAATGTCGTCAATCATTAACTATGAAGACCGTACAACCTGCATTATTTTTGGTGACGGTTGTGGCTGTGCCCTATTAGAGCCGAATGAAGAAGGATTGGGTATCCAGGATTCTATTTTAAGAACAGATGGTTCCGGAAGAGATTTCTTAGGCATGAAAGCCGGTGGCTCAGTTAAACCTGCAACCCACGAAACCATTGATGCCAGAGAGCATTTTGCTCACCAGGAAGGACCAACGGTATTTAAATTTGCCGTAACCAATATGGCTGATGTTGCTGCCGAAATTATGGAACGCAATGACCTAACCGCTGATGATGTGGCGTGGTTAGTACCGCACCAGGCCAACAAACGCATTATTGACGCTACTGCAAACCGCATGGGCGTTACAACTGATAAGGTGATGATTAACATCGAACGTTACGGAAATACAACTAACGGAACCATTCCATTATGTTTATGGGAATGGGAAAGCAGGTTGAAAAAAGGCGATAACATCGTTTTAGCTGCATTCGGTGGCGGCTTTACCTGGGGTTCAGTGTACCTTAAATGGGCTTACGATACAAATTAG
- a CDS encoding DUF2683 family protein, which produces MKTLIVHPENKAQLNAVKQVLKAMKIPFEKEVNPTIQNL; this is translated from the coding sequence ATGAAAACATTAATTGTACATCCGGAAAACAAGGCTCAATTAAATGCTGTAAAGCAGGTTTTAAAAGCCATGAAGATTCCTTTTGAAAAAGAGGTAAACCCTACAATCCAGAATTTGTAG
- a CDS encoding LutB/LldF family L-lactate oxidation iron-sulfur protein, whose amino-acid sequence MMKTAEEFLEKSDEKAFDLPHRKTINYNIGKYNAAVERGLSKFENLEASKKKAHVIKWRVMENLDKFLPEFESNFQRRGGKVIWANDAEEAQQEILNIIKRNNGKTVIKSKSMTTEEIHLNDFLEKNNIESLESDLGEYIVQLLGQAPYHIVTPAMHLSATDIAQLFHDKFGTPIDATPPQLVQKARELLRDKYLNADIGISGGNFLIADTGSIALTENEGNARLSTTFPKVHIAIVGIEKVIPSMADLDLFWPLLASHGTGQNLTVYNTILSGPRQANETDGPEEMYVILLDNGRTNLLAQKDQRQGLYCIRCGACLNACPVYKNIGGHTYNTTYSGPIGSVITPHLKGMEEFKHLSYASSLCGKCSEVCPVKIDIHKMLLLNRRDAAAGHENEKKEEIGWSMFSKMMQKRKWMDFFGGKFKNFMLKSFFKKSWGKYREMPKVADKSFAKQWEELKKSRKS is encoded by the coding sequence TTGATGAAAACTGCCGAGGAATTTTTAGAGAAGTCTGATGAGAAAGCTTTCGATTTACCGCACCGTAAAACCATAAATTATAATATTGGTAAATACAATGCTGCAGTTGAACGCGGTTTATCAAAATTCGAAAACCTCGAAGCCTCGAAAAAAAAGGCGCACGTAATTAAATGGCGTGTGATGGAAAACCTAGATAAATTCTTACCAGAATTCGAATCAAATTTCCAACGCCGTGGCGGTAAGGTAATCTGGGCCAACGATGCTGAAGAAGCCCAACAGGAAATCCTCAACATCATCAAAAGAAACAACGGCAAAACAGTTATTAAATCAAAATCGATGACCACTGAGGAAATCCATCTAAACGATTTCCTGGAAAAGAACAACATCGAATCTTTAGAAAGTGACCTCGGCGAATACATTGTCCAGTTGCTTGGCCAGGCGCCATACCATATTGTTACCCCGGCCATGCACCTAAGTGCAACAGATATAGCGCAGTTATTTCACGATAAATTTGGCACGCCTATCGATGCCACTCCTCCGCAGCTGGTACAAAAAGCAAGAGAATTACTTCGCGATAAATACCTGAATGCTGATATTGGTATTAGCGGCGGGAATTTTTTAATTGCCGATACCGGAAGTATTGCCTTAACAGAAAATGAAGGCAATGCACGTTTAAGCACCACTTTCCCTAAAGTCCACATTGCTATTGTGGGTATTGAGAAAGTAATCCCTTCGATGGCAGATCTTGATCTGTTCTGGCCTTTACTGGCATCGCATGGAACGGGGCAAAACTTAACGGTTTATAATACTATTTTAAGTGGTCCACGCCAAGCAAATGAAACTGATGGACCGGAGGAAATGTATGTGATTTTGCTGGATAACGGACGTACCAATCTATTGGCACAAAAAGACCAGAGACAAGGCTTGTACTGCATCCGCTGTGGTGCCTGCTTAAATGCTTGCCCGGTTTATAAAAACATTGGCGGTCACACTTATAACACCACCTATAGTGGCCCAATCGGTTCGGTAATTACGCCTCATTTAAAGGGTATGGAAGAGTTTAAACACTTAAGTTATGCGTCAAGTCTTTGCGGTAAATGCTCGGAGGTTTGCCCGGTAAAAATCGATATTCATAAAATGCTCTTACTTAACCGTAGAGATGCCGCTGCAGGTCACGAAAATGAAAAAAAAGAAGAAATTGGCTGGAGCATGTTCAGCAAAATGATGCAAAAACGCAAATGGATGGATTTCTTCGGTGGAAAGTTTAAAAATTTTATGCTCAAAAGTTTTTTCAAAAAAAGCTGGGGCAAATACCGAGAGATGCCTAAAGTTGCCGATAAATCTTTTGCTAAACAATGGGAAGAGCTGAAGAAAAGCCGGAAGTCCTGA
- the accC gene encoding acetyl-CoA carboxylase biotin carboxylase subunit encodes MFKKILIANRGEIALRIIRTCKEMGIKTVAVYSTADRESLHVRFADEAVCIGPPPSKDSYLNIPNIISAAELTNADAIHPGYGFLSENAKFSNICREYNIKFIGATPEQINGMGDKASAKETMKIAGVPTIPGSEGLLNSVKEGIAIANEMGYPVILKATAGGGGRGMRVVWKDEDFENAWDSARQESGAAFGNDGLYLEKYIEDPRHIEIQIIGDQFGKACHLSERDCSIQRRHQKLVEESPSPFMTDELRVRMGEAAIKGAMAVNYEGAGTIEFLVDKHRNFYFMEMNTRIQVEHPVTEEVINFDLIKEQIKVAAGIPISGKNYTPEMHAIECRINAEDPANNFRPSPGRITNFHSPGGHGVRVDTHVYAGYSIPSNYDSMIAKLICVAQTREEAICTMERALSEFVIEGIKTTIPFHLQLMKDPNFRAGNFTTKFMETFEFTE; translated from the coding sequence ATGTTTAAAAAAATACTAATTGCCAACAGGGGTGAAATCGCTTTGCGTATTATCCGTACCTGTAAGGAAATGGGCATCAAAACGGTTGCTGTTTACTCTACCGCAGATCGCGAGAGTTTACATGTACGTTTTGCTGATGAGGCTGTTTGTATTGGCCCCCCACCTAGTAAAGATTCTTATTTAAATATCCCAAATATTATCTCGGCTGCAGAATTAACTAACGCCGATGCCATACACCCAGGTTATGGTTTTTTATCAGAAAACGCTAAGTTTTCTAACATTTGCCGCGAGTACAACATCAAATTTATTGGTGCTACCCCAGAGCAGATTAATGGCATGGGCGATAAAGCTTCAGCAAAAGAAACCATGAAAATTGCGGGTGTTCCAACAATCCCGGGATCTGAAGGCTTACTTAACAGTGTTAAAGAAGGTATTGCAATTGCAAATGAAATGGGCTACCCTGTAATTCTGAAAGCAACTGCCGGTGGTGGTGGTCGTGGGATGCGGGTAGTTTGGAAAGATGAAGATTTCGAAAATGCCTGGGATAGTGCCCGTCAGGAATCTGGTGCTGCTTTTGGTAATGATGGTTTATATTTAGAGAAATATATCGAAGATCCACGCCACATTGAAATCCAGATTATAGGAGACCAGTTTGGTAAAGCCTGCCACTTATCGGAACGCGATTGTTCAATTCAACGCCGCCACCAGAAATTGGTTGAGGAATCTCCTTCTCCATTTATGACTGATGAACTTCGTGTTAGAATGGGTGAAGCCGCCATTAAAGGCGCTATGGCTGTAAATTATGAAGGAGCAGGTACAATCGAATTTTTGGTTGATAAACACCGTAATTTCTACTTCATGGAAATGAACACCCGTATCCAGGTAGAGCACCCGGTTACTGAAGAGGTAATCAACTTCGATTTAATTAAAGAACAGATTAAAGTTGCTGCCGGAATCCCGATTTCAGGCAAAAACTATACACCGGAAATGCATGCCATTGAGTGTCGTATCAATGCAGAAGATCCAGCGAACAACTTCCGTCCTTCACCAGGTAGAATTACTAATTTCCACTCTCCGGGTGGCCATGGTGTTCGTGTTGACACACATGTTTATGCAGGATATTCGATTCCTTCTAACTACGATTCAATGATCGCCAAGTTGATCTGTGTAGCGCAGACACGGGAAGAGGCTATTTGTACGATGGAGCGTGCATTAAGCGAATTCGTAATTGAAGGTATTAAAACTACCATTCCTTTCCATTTACAATTGATGAAAGATCCTAACTTCAGGGCAGGAAATTTCACCACAAAGTTTATGGAAACTTTCGAGTTTACGGAATAA
- a CDS encoding type II toxin-antitoxin system VapC family toxin, which translates to MNKYLLDTHVLLWMQDDNIALSKAARKILEDSTTQLYLSIASLWEITIKQSLGKLQLQYSLEELIDSCNANKINILPIDFETLKILKTLPFIHCDPFDRIIIATSMELDLDLISSDEIAKKYITSVIW; encoded by the coding sequence GTGAATAAGTATTTGCTTGATACTCATGTTTTACTATGGATGCAAGATGATAATATTGCATTATCTAAAGCCGCGAGAAAAATTTTAGAAGATTCAACCACACAACTTTACTTAAGCATTGCAAGCTTATGGGAGATTACCATAAAGCAATCTCTTGGCAAATTGCAATTACAATATTCACTTGAAGAATTAATAGATTCGTGTAATGCCAATAAAATCAATATTCTCCCAATTGATTTTGAGACATTAAAAATCCTTAAGACGCTTCCTTTTATTCACTGCGATCCATTTGACAGAATTATTATTGCAACAAGTATGGAATTAGATTTAGATCTTATATCGAGCGACGAAATAGCTAAAAAATATATTACTAGTGTAATTTGGTAA
- the rpiB gene encoding ribose 5-phosphate isomerase B, protein MSDTKIKIAIGADHAGFDYKEILKDFLQDYEVKDFGTHSENSVDYPDFAHPVASAVESGEFTYGILLCGSANGVAITANKHQHIRAGLCWENEVASLVRKHNNANVLCIPARFVSEELAKEITTTFLTTAFEGGRHQNRVEKISC, encoded by the coding sequence ATGTCTGATACAAAAATTAAAATTGCTATTGGAGCGGATCACGCCGGGTTTGATTACAAGGAAATATTAAAAGATTTTTTACAGGATTACGAAGTAAAAGACTTTGGTACTCATTCAGAAAATTCTGTTGATTATCCTGATTTTGCACATCCTGTTGCCAGCGCTGTTGAAAGTGGAGAATTCACCTATGGTATTTTACTTTGTGGATCGGCAAATGGTGTAGCCATCACCGCGAACAAACATCAGCATATCAGAGCAGGTTTATGCTGGGAAAATGAAGTTGCCTCTTTGGTGCGCAAGCATAATAATGCCAATGTGTTGTGCATTCCAGCAAGGTTTGTTTCAGAAGAACTGGCAAAAGAAATAACGACAACTTTTTTAACCACTGCATTTGAAGGCGGTCGCCATCAGAACAGGGTAGAGAAAATTTCGTGTTAA